Proteins from one Flavobacterium branchiarum genomic window:
- a CDS encoding DUF4105 domain-containing protein has protein sequence MKTYSLKKTLLLLLFFVFINNSFGQSLLLSKDANVSVITCGTGNESYSLFGHTAIRIKDSINAIDLVYNYGTFDFTTPNFVARFTKGDLQYYATVHPYIDFINEYDNDKRSVYEQELNIPENLKQKLFDNLNKTLLSEDRYYTYKFIDKNCTSMVVDVINKSLNGTVITKKGDTDKTYRTILYPYFDGHFYEKLGISIIFGKKVDELATKIFLPFELKNSLAKTSFQNHPLVKETKTILSFDKEPIHSWWNNWYTYIIVLAFIIFINKRSIDKIYLLIMGLLGVFFVFVGFYSLHKELEFNYNVLLFSPFLLVLLILNLMKNKKWTYRFSLIHLIALITYALFMINKASFLIVLPLIITSGVVLVRIAIKNKKPIPIII, from the coding sequence ATGAAAACGTATTCACTAAAAAAAACATTGTTACTGCTTTTATTTTTTGTGTTTATCAACAATAGTTTTGGACAAAGTCTTTTATTGTCTAAAGATGCTAATGTTAGTGTTATAACTTGTGGTACTGGTAATGAATCCTATTCTCTTTTTGGTCACACAGCTATCCGAATCAAAGATTCTATCAATGCTATTGACTTAGTATATAATTATGGAACTTTTGATTTTACTACTCCAAACTTTGTTGCAAGATTCACAAAAGGGGACTTACAATATTATGCTACCGTACACCCATATATCGATTTTATAAATGAATACGATAATGACAAACGAAGTGTTTACGAGCAAGAGTTGAATATTCCAGAAAATCTGAAACAAAAGCTATTCGATAACTTAAACAAAACACTTCTCTCAGAAGATAGATATTATACTTATAAATTTATTGATAAAAACTGTACTTCGATGGTTGTTGACGTTATCAACAAATCACTTAACGGAACAGTAATTACAAAAAAGGGAGATACAGATAAAACTTACCGAACAATTCTTTATCCTTATTTTGATGGTCATTTTTATGAAAAATTAGGTATCAGTATCATTTTTGGAAAAAAAGTAGATGAATTAGCAACAAAAATATTTTTACCTTTTGAGCTAAAAAACAGTTTAGCCAAAACATCTTTTCAAAATCATCCTCTAGTTAAAGAGACTAAGACTATTTTATCTTTTGATAAAGAGCCAATCCATTCTTGGTGGAATAATTGGTATACTTACATCATTGTATTGGCATTTATTATCTTCATAAATAAAAGAAGCATTGATAAAATTTACCTTTTAATAATGGGTTTATTAGGAGTGTTCTTTGTCTTTGTTGGTTTTTATTCCCTACACAAGGAATTAGAATTCAATTACAACGTGCTATTATTTAGCCCTTTTTTATTAGTTCTTTTGATTCTTAATCTTATGAAAAATAAAAAATGGACGTATCGTTTTTCATTAATACATCTAATTGCACTAATTACTTATGCATTATTTATGATTAACAAAGCGTCTTTCCTAATCGTTTTACCTTTAATTATAACTAGTGGAGTTGTTCTTGTACGTATTGCTATTAAAAATAAGAAACCAATACCTATCATTATATAA
- a CDS encoding PorV/PorQ family protein gives MFCVYTTNYSQSVRKYSNEFMNIGVDAAALAMSSAVVASTKDVNSVYWNPAGLANLQDHQVALMHANYFANIAQYDYIGYASPIDDRSAWGISLIRFGVDDIMNTTELIDSQGNIDYNRISLFSTADYGFTFSYARKLPVPGFQYGVNAKVIRRIIGKFANSWGFGFDLGLQFDKNDWHFGLMIRDITTTYNVWNIDEKEYKKISDAIPGENQDLPQSTEITLPKAQLGIAKKFIIRYDYSVLVATNMNMRFERTKDIVSSNFVSVDPALGLEFGYTDLVFLRAGVGNFQNVTQLDNSEKVGFQPNIGLGFKYKGIQVDYALTDLGNQSAALYSNIFSLKVDLGVFR, from the coding sequence CTGTTTTGTGTTTACACAACCAATTACAGCCAATCTGTTCGAAAATACTCTAATGAGTTTATGAATATTGGTGTCGATGCTGCCGCTCTCGCTATGTCGAGCGCAGTTGTTGCTTCTACCAAAGATGTAAATTCTGTTTACTGGAATCCAGCTGGATTAGCCAACCTCCAGGATCATCAAGTTGCTTTAATGCATGCTAATTATTTTGCCAATATTGCGCAATATGATTATATTGGTTATGCGAGTCCAATAGATGACCGAAGTGCATGGGGGATTTCATTAATTCGTTTTGGTGTAGATGACATCATGAATACTACTGAATTAATAGACAGTCAAGGAAATATTGATTACAATCGAATTAGTCTTTTTTCGACTGCCGATTATGGTTTTACTTTTTCGTATGCTAGAAAATTACCTGTTCCAGGATTTCAATATGGAGTAAATGCTAAAGTTATCCGTCGTATTATTGGAAAATTTGCTAACTCTTGGGGTTTTGGATTTGATTTAGGATTGCAATTTGATAAGAATGATTGGCATTTTGGCTTGATGATACGCGATATCACAACCACATATAATGTTTGGAATATTGACGAGAAAGAATACAAAAAAATATCGGATGCTATTCCTGGAGAAAATCAAGATTTACCCCAAAGTACTGAAATTACATTGCCAAAAGCTCAATTAGGTATTGCAAAGAAATTTATAATTAGATATGATTATAGTGTGCTAGTTGCTACAAATATGAATATGCGTTTTGAGAGAACAAAAGACATTGTTTCTAGTAACTTTGTAAGTGTTGATCCTGCATTAGGATTGGAGTTTGGTTATACTGACCTTGTTTTTTTGAGAGCTGGAGTAGGAAATTTTCAAAATGTAACACAATTAGACAATTCTGAGAAAGTAGGTTTTCAGCCTAACATCGGACTTGGTTTTAAATACAAAGGTATTCAGGTAGATTATGCTTTAACGGATTTAGGAAATCAGAGTGCCGCTTTATATTCAAATATATTCTCGCTTAAGGTAGATTTGGGCGTGTTTAGATAA
- a CDS encoding CDP-alcohol phosphatidyltransferase family protein, protein MNIKKHVPNAITLINLFCGCIAVVFVSKLDYEMAFYFVCLGIFFDFFDGFFARLFKVSSPLGLQLDSLADMVTSGVVPGYVMYSLFVSSSSSHDILGPVFTPFLGFIVTLGSCYRLANFNIDTRQTDSFIGLPTPANALFILSLPLVLKYSDSLMVLEILTNQWILLVIALFSAYILNAEIPLFALKIKKFNLKDNALQVGFLVLSLLLLIFFKYLGIPLVIITYVLLSVINNKFSKK, encoded by the coding sequence ATGAATATTAAAAAACATGTCCCTAATGCTATTACTTTAATTAATCTTTTCTGTGGATGCATAGCTGTTGTTTTTGTTTCTAAATTAGATTATGAAATGGCCTTTTATTTTGTTTGTCTAGGAATATTTTTTGATTTTTTTGATGGTTTTTTTGCTAGATTATTTAAAGTATCAAGTCCGCTTGGTTTACAGTTAGACTCTTTGGCAGATATGGTTACTAGTGGTGTTGTGCCAGGTTATGTAATGTACAGCTTGTTTGTTAGTAGTTCAAGCTCTCATGATATATTAGGACCTGTATTTACCCCTTTTTTAGGATTCATAGTTACTTTAGGTTCTTGCTATCGATTGGCAAATTTTAATATAGATACACGTCAAACAGACTCGTTTATTGGATTGCCAACTCCTGCAAATGCTTTGTTTATTTTGAGCTTGCCTTTAGTGTTAAAATATTCAGATTCATTGATGGTTCTTGAAATTCTAACGAATCAATGGATTTTATTAGTAATAGCATTATTTAGTGCTTATATCTTAAATGCCGAAATACCTTTGTTTGCATTGAAAATTAAAAAATTCAATTTAAAAGATAATGCTTTACAAGTAGGGTTTTTAGTACTCTCATTATTACTATTGATTTTCTTTAAATATCTAGGAATTCCGTTGGTGATTATTACTTATGTATTATTGTCTGTAATAAACAATAAGTTCTCTAAGAAGTAG
- a CDS encoding glycoside hydrolase family 25 protein yields MKRKVTKRKRTSNRKSKSSSSLGTVFRFLIVSIFIGLFLGAVYHYRNGLAYYFGFKTDKVVETETDDKRLSDARNFQVLANHKGKSIGLDVSEYQGKISWSYVDTLEQKYPIDFVFIRATVGKDRKDYRFERNWIGAKKNKTIRGAYHYYRPNENSIEQAELFIKTVKLETGDLPPVLDIERLPKNQSLDNLKKGLRRWLDKVEAHYKVRPIIYTGESYYDDFLKEEFNDYLFWIANYNFYREKMEEDWLFWQFTEKATVPGIKHTVDVNIYNGDLQQLQFITVD; encoded by the coding sequence ATGAAAAGAAAAGTTACTAAAAGGAAGCGAACTTCAAACCGAAAATCAAAATCAAGTAGTTCATTAGGTACCGTTTTTCGGTTTCTCATAGTATCAATTTTTATAGGTCTTTTTCTAGGAGCTGTTTATCATTATCGTAATGGTTTGGCTTATTATTTTGGTTTTAAAACGGATAAAGTTGTTGAAACAGAAACAGATGATAAGCGCCTTTCAGATGCTAGAAATTTTCAGGTTTTAGCAAATCACAAAGGAAAATCGATCGGATTAGATGTTTCCGAATACCAAGGAAAAATTAGTTGGTCTTACGTCGATACCTTAGAGCAAAAATACCCTATAGATTTTGTGTTTATTAGAGCAACTGTTGGAAAAGACAGAAAAGACTATCGGTTTGAACGAAATTGGATAGGAGCTAAGAAGAATAAAACAATTCGTGGAGCGTATCATTATTATCGTCCAAACGAAAATTCTATTGAGCAAGCAGAACTTTTTATTAAAACGGTTAAACTTGAAACAGGCGATTTACCTCCAGTTTTAGATATTGAGAGATTGCCAAAAAATCAATCACTAGATAATTTAAAAAAAGGATTGAGAAGATGGCTGGATAAAGTGGAAGCACATTATAAAGTACGTCCAATAATTTATACAGGCGAAAGTTATTATGATGATTTCTTAAAAGAAGAATTTAATGATTATCTTTTTTGGATAGCCAATTATAATTTTTACCGAGAAAAAATGGAGGAGGATTGGCTGTTTTGGCAATTTACAGAAAAAGCAACTGTGCCAGGAATTAAACATACAGTAGATGTAAATATCTATAACGGAGACCTACAGCAATTACAATTTATAACAGTGGATTAA
- the lptB gene encoding LPS export ABC transporter ATP-binding protein yields MKLRADNLIKTYKGRSVVKGISVEVNQGEIVGLLGPNGAGKTTSFYMIVGLVKPNSGNIYLDDLNITDYPMYKRAQHGIGYLAQEASVFRKLSIEDNILSVLQLTKLSKEEQVAKMESLIEEFSLEHIRTNRGDLLSGGERRRTEIARALATDPKFILLDEPFAGVDPVAVEDIQRIVAQLKNKNIGILITDHNVQETLAITDKTYLMFEGGILKAGVPEELVEDEMVRRVYLGQNFELRKKKLEF; encoded by the coding sequence ATGAAATTAAGAGCCGATAATTTAATCAAAACCTATAAAGGACGTAGTGTCGTAAAAGGTATTTCTGTCGAGGTAAATCAAGGAGAAATAGTTGGTCTTTTAGGTCCAAATGGCGCTGGAAAAACCACTTCGTTTTACATGATTGTAGGATTGGTAAAACCTAACTCGGGTAATATTTATCTTGATGATTTAAATATCACTGATTACCCTATGTACAAAAGAGCACAACACGGAATTGGTTATTTGGCACAAGAAGCATCTGTTTTTAGAAAACTAAGCATTGAGGATAATATATTAAGCGTACTACAATTAACAAAATTATCCAAAGAGGAACAAGTTGCTAAAATGGAAAGCTTAATTGAAGAATTTAGCTTAGAACATATTCGTACCAACCGTGGAGATTTACTTTCGGGTGGAGAACGTCGTCGTACCGAAATTGCACGAGCTCTTGCTACTGACCCTAAATTTATCTTACTAGATGAACCTTTCGCTGGGGTTGACCCAGTTGCTGTAGAGGATATTCAACGTATTGTTGCTCAATTAAAAAATAAAAATATCGGAATCTTAATTACCGATCACAACGTTCAAGAAACTCTTGCTATTACTGATAAAACATATTTAATGTTTGAAGGTGGAATCCTTAAAGCTGGGGTCCCTGAGGAATTAGTAGAAGACGAAATGGTACGTCGTGTGTATCTAGGTCAGAACTTTGAACTACGTAAGAAGAAACTCGAGTTTTAA
- a CDS encoding carboxymuconolactone decarboxylase family protein has protein sequence MSDIIQEFNDYRSKMNEKLLADNNKIVKRIFNLDTNAYAAGALDVKTKELLGLVASAVLRCDDCVKYHLETSHKEGVTKEEMMEAMGIATLVGGTIVVPHLRRAYEFWEALEETK, from the coding sequence ATGTCTGATATCATTCAAGAATTTAACGACTATCGTTCAAAAATGAACGAAAAATTATTAGCTGATAATAACAAAATTGTAAAACGAATTTTCAATTTAGACACTAATGCATACGCAGCAGGAGCTCTTGATGTAAAGACAAAAGAACTATTAGGCTTAGTCGCATCAGCAGTATTGCGTTGTGATGATTGTGTAAAATACCATCTTGAAACTAGTCATAAAGAAGGAGTTACCAAAGAAGAGATGATGGAAGCAATGGGAATAGCAACGTTAGTTGGCGGTACAATCGTTGTTCCTCACTTACGTAGAGCTTATGAATTTTGGGAAGCACTAGAAGAAACTAAATAA
- the tatC gene encoding twin-arginine translocase subunit TatC — MANTKKLGEMSFLDHLEELRWLLVRSTIAIIVMAFITYFISDYLFDVIIFGPTRPTFFTYQFFCELSHKLGFAENICITEMPFIIQNTQMEGQVNVFVWMCILAGFVLSFPYILWEIWKFISPALYEKERKNAKIFIFVSSLLFFMGVIFGYYVVIPMSVNFVATFTVSDIVKNQFTLESYIGMVKTSILAGGLFFELPIIIYFLTKLGLVTPVFLRKYWKYAVIIILIVAAIVTPPDVVSQTIVAVPMLLIYELSIFISVLVYKNQNKEKNV; from the coding sequence ATGGCAAATACAAAAAAATTAGGCGAAATGTCGTTTTTAGACCATTTAGAAGAACTAAGATGGTTGTTAGTTAGAAGTACAATTGCCATAATCGTAATGGCTTTTATAACTTATTTTATAAGTGATTATTTGTTCGATGTTATTATTTTCGGACCAACAAGACCCACTTTCTTTACGTATCAGTTTTTTTGTGAATTATCACATAAACTAGGATTTGCAGAGAATATTTGTATTACCGAAATGCCTTTTATCATTCAGAATACACAAATGGAAGGACAGGTAAATGTTTTTGTATGGATGTGTATCTTAGCGGGTTTCGTCTTGAGTTTCCCTTATATTTTATGGGAAATTTGGAAATTTATCAGCCCTGCGTTGTACGAGAAAGAACGTAAAAATGCTAAAATATTCATTTTTGTCTCCTCATTACTTTTCTTTATGGGAGTAATTTTTGGCTATTATGTAGTAATTCCAATGTCTGTAAATTTCGTTGCTACATTTACAGTGAGTGATATTGTAAAAAACCAATTTACCTTAGAATCTTATATTGGAATGGTAAAAACAAGTATTCTTGCTGGAGGACTTTTCTTTGAGCTGCCTATAATTATTTATTTCCTTACCAAATTAGGTTTAGTAACACCTGTTTTTTTAAGAAAGTACTGGAAATATGCCGTAATTATAATCTTAATTGTAGCAGCAATTGTAACACCTCCAGACGTTGTGAGCCAGACAATTGTAGCAGTACCAATGTTATTAATTTATGAATTGAGTATCTTTATTTCGGTACTTGTATATAAAAACCAAAACAAAGAAAAAAATGTCTGA
- a CDS encoding KpsF/GutQ family sugar-phosphate isomerase, whose translation MITKENILAIAKKTILSESESIAKLIDFLDENFTQAVQQIYETKGRLVVTGIGKSAIIAQKMVATFNSTGTPSLFLHAAEAIHGDLGMIQNEDIIICISKSGNSPEIKVLVPLLKRFGNTLIAITGNTTSFLAKGSDHVLNTTVDKEACPINLAPTSSTTAQLVMGDALAICLMEMRDFKPEDFAVYHPGGALGKKLLLRVKDMIEHSLKPAVAPDSSIKKVIFEISEKRLGVTAVVENNKIIGIITDGDIRRMLNDRDTFADLTAIDIMTKNPKMVSSDTMAVDALNILEDFSITQLIVSDNGEYKGVLHLHDILKEGIV comes from the coding sequence TTGATAACAAAAGAAAATATATTAGCAATCGCTAAAAAAACAATACTATCTGAAAGTGAGTCTATTGCGAAACTAATTGATTTTCTAGACGAAAATTTCACTCAAGCTGTTCAACAGATATACGAAACGAAAGGTCGATTAGTAGTCACAGGAATAGGAAAAAGCGCCATAATTGCACAAAAAATGGTTGCTACTTTTAACTCAACTGGAACCCCTTCATTATTCCTTCACGCTGCTGAGGCAATTCATGGTGATTTAGGAATGATCCAAAATGAAGACATTATTATTTGTATTTCAAAAAGCGGTAATAGTCCAGAAATTAAAGTTTTAGTTCCGCTATTGAAACGCTTTGGCAATACTCTAATTGCTATTACAGGGAATACAACTTCTTTTTTAGCAAAAGGGAGCGACCACGTCTTGAACACTACAGTTGACAAGGAAGCCTGCCCAATAAACCTAGCTCCTACTAGTAGCACTACTGCCCAACTTGTAATGGGAGATGCCCTTGCTATTTGCTTGATGGAAATGCGTGATTTTAAACCCGAAGATTTTGCTGTATACCACCCAGGAGGTGCATTAGGCAAAAAACTTTTACTTCGTGTGAAAGACATGATTGAACATTCGTTAAAACCAGCTGTTGCTCCGGATTCTTCAATCAAAAAAGTTATATTTGAAATATCAGAAAAACGACTTGGTGTAACAGCAGTTGTTGAGAATAATAAAATAATCGGAATTATCACTGATGGTGACATCCGAAGAATGCTAAACGACAGAGATACTTTTGCCGACTTAACCGCAATAGACATTATGACTAAAAATCCAAAAATGGTATCATCGGATACAATGGCTGTCGACGCCTTAAACATCTTAGAAGATTTCTCGATTACTCAATTAATTGTTTCTGACAATGGAGAATACAAGGGCGTACTACACTTACATGACATCTTAAAAGAAGGAATCGTATAA
- the recQ gene encoding DNA helicase RecQ, with protein sequence MNSNEIEIHKELKKYFGFSQFKGLQEEVIKSILNKKNTFVIMPTGGGKSLCYQLPALIQEGTAIVVSPLIALMKNQVDAIRSLSSENGIAHVLNSSLTKTEIAQVKKDITSGLTKLLYVAPESLTKEEYVQFLQNVTISFVAIDEAHCISEWGHDFRPEYRNLKHIIKQLGDVPIIGLTATATPKVQEDILKNLDMSDANTFKASFNRPNLYYEVRTKTKNIESDIIRFIKQHKGKSGIIYCLSRKKVEAVAEVLQVNGISAVPYHAGLDAKTRAKHQDMFLMEDVDVVVATIAFGMGIDKPDVRFVIHHDIPKSLESYYQETGRAGRDGGEGHCLAYYSYKDVEKLEKFMSGKPVAEQEIGFALLQEVVAYAETSMSRRKFLLHYFGEEFDSETGEGADMDDNVRNPKTKIEAKDQVVKLLEIVRDTKHIYKSKEIVFTLIGRVNAVIKAHRTDSQSYFGSGSDHDEKYWMALLRQVLVAGFLSKDIETYGIIKITKAGLDFIKKPVSFMMSEDHEYNESEDEAIVTASKSGGTADEVLMGMLRELRKKVAKKLGVPPFVVFQDPSLEDMALKYPISIAELYNIHGVGEGKAKKYGGDFVALINRYVEENDIIRPDDLVVKSTGVNSVNKLYIIQNIDRKLSLNDIASAKGLTMDALIKEMEQIVYSGTKLNIKYWVDDMLDDDQQQEIHEYFMESESDKIEDALKEFDGEYDIDELRLMRIKFISEVAN encoded by the coding sequence ATGAATTCAAACGAAATTGAAATACATAAAGAATTAAAGAAGTATTTCGGCTTTAGCCAATTTAAGGGATTGCAAGAAGAGGTTATAAAAAGTATACTCAATAAAAAAAATACTTTTGTTATTATGCCCACTGGGGGAGGAAAATCACTCTGCTACCAATTACCCGCTTTAATTCAGGAAGGAACAGCGATAGTTGTATCTCCTTTAATTGCTTTAATGAAAAATCAGGTAGATGCCATTCGGAGCCTTTCATCAGAAAATGGAATAGCTCACGTTCTGAATTCTTCACTTACCAAAACAGAAATTGCCCAAGTAAAAAAGGACATTACTTCTGGTTTGACTAAATTATTATATGTTGCACCCGAATCTTTAACGAAAGAAGAATATGTGCAGTTTCTTCAAAATGTTACTATTTCATTCGTTGCTATTGATGAAGCGCATTGTATTTCAGAATGGGGACATGATTTTAGACCTGAATATAGAAATCTAAAACATATTATTAAACAGCTAGGTGATGTGCCAATTATTGGACTTACCGCAACTGCTACTCCAAAAGTTCAAGAAGATATTTTAAAAAATCTTGACATGTCTGACGCTAATACTTTTAAAGCGTCGTTTAATAGACCAAATTTATACTACGAAGTTCGTACAAAAACAAAAAATATAGAATCGGATATTATTCGGTTTATAAAACAACACAAAGGAAAATCTGGAATTATATATTGCTTAAGCCGTAAAAAAGTAGAAGCAGTTGCCGAAGTATTGCAAGTAAATGGTATTAGTGCAGTTCCTTATCATGCGGGATTAGATGCTAAAACAAGAGCCAAACATCAAGATATGTTCCTTATGGAAGATGTAGATGTAGTTGTTGCAACTATTGCTTTTGGAATGGGGATTGATAAACCCGATGTTCGTTTTGTAATTCATCATGATATTCCAAAATCACTCGAAAGCTATTATCAAGAAACAGGTCGTGCTGGTCGAGATGGTGGTGAAGGACATTGTTTGGCATACTACTCCTATAAAGATGTAGAAAAGTTAGAAAAGTTCATGTCTGGTAAGCCAGTTGCTGAGCAAGAAATTGGTTTTGCCTTATTGCAAGAAGTGGTGGCTTACGCCGAAACATCAATGTCACGTAGAAAGTTCTTGCTACATTATTTCGGAGAAGAATTCGACAGCGAAACAGGCGAAGGAGCAGATATGGATGATAATGTTCGTAATCCGAAAACAAAAATTGAAGCCAAAGACCAAGTGGTGAAATTATTGGAGATAGTTCGCGATACAAAACATATTTACAAATCTAAAGAAATAGTATTTACATTAATAGGGCGTGTAAATGCAGTTATAAAAGCACATAGAACCGATTCTCAATCTTACTTTGGATCAGGTTCAGATCATGATGAAAAATACTGGATGGCTTTACTTCGTCAAGTATTAGTAGCAGGATTTTTGTCAAAAGATATAGAAACCTACGGAATCATAAAAATTACTAAAGCGGGATTGGACTTTATTAAAAAACCAGTTTCGTTTATGATGTCTGAGGATCATGAATATAACGAAAGCGAAGACGAAGCAATTGTGACAGCATCAAAATCAGGAGGTACTGCCGATGAAGTTTTGATGGGAATGTTGCGAGAGTTAAGAAAAAAAGTAGCTAAGAAATTAGGAGTTCCTCCATTTGTAGTGTTTCAAGATCCATCACTAGAGGATATGGCTTTGAAATATCCAATCTCTATTGCAGAATTGTATAATATTCATGGAGTAGGAGAAGGAAAAGCAAAAAAATACGGAGGAGATTTTGTAGCCTTAATAAATAGGTATGTAGAAGAGAACGATATTATCCGTCCAGATGATTTAGTTGTAAAATCTACAGGAGTAAACTCAGTAAACAAATTATACATAATCCAGAACATCGATCGTAAACTATCACTTAATGATATTGCTTCTGCAAAAGGACTTACGATGGATGCTTTGATTAAAGAAATGGAGCAAATCGTATATTCAGGAACAAAACTTAATATTAAATATTGGGTAGATGATATGCTTGATGACGATCAGCAACAAGAAATTCATGAATACTTCATGGAATCAGAATCTGATAAAATAGAAGATGCTCTCAAAGAATTTGATGGAGAGTATGATATAGATGAATTACGCTTAATGCGAATTAAATTCATTAGCGAAGTAGCTAATTAA
- a CDS encoding NAD(P)/FAD-dependent oxidoreductase, translating into MPRELLLQVSPEIATNELLLKEHLSKQINVSPKEIQHVSILKRSIDARQKAIKINLKVLIYLQNEVYQPAKFEIPDYKDVSGAQEVIVVGAGPAGLFAALQLIELGLKPIVLERGKDVRGRRRDLKAINTEHFVNEDSNYCFGEGGAGTYSDGKLYTRSKKRGDVTRILELFVAFGASEDILIEAHPHIGTNKLPKIIQDIREKIIEYGGQVLFETRVTDILLKNNEVQGVVTQNGDTIHANKLILATGHSARDIFELLDRKKIFIEAKPFALGVRAEHPQSLIDSIQYSCDYRGDHLPPAPYSIVKQVGGRGMYSFCMCPGGVIAPCATSPGEVVTNGWSPSKRDQATANSGIVIELKLEDFKPFAKYGALAGMEFQKSIEQKAWHLAGETQKVPAQRMVDFTQNKVSSDIPKTSYVPGTTSVEMGQVFPGFLSQILREGFSEFGKSMRGYLTNEAILHAPESRTSSPVRIPRDPITYEHLQIKGLYPCGEGAGYAGGIISAAIDGEKCALMIAETLK; encoded by the coding sequence ATGCCAAGAGAACTTTTACTTCAAGTATCGCCCGAAATAGCCACAAACGAGTTGTTGCTAAAAGAACATTTGTCGAAACAAATTAATGTTTCTCCAAAGGAAATTCAACACGTATCTATTTTAAAGCGTTCGATTGATGCTCGTCAGAAAGCAATAAAAATCAATTTGAAAGTGTTGATTTATTTGCAAAATGAAGTTTATCAACCCGCTAAATTTGAAATCCCAGATTACAAAGATGTATCGGGAGCACAAGAAGTAATTGTTGTAGGTGCAGGTCCTGCAGGACTTTTTGCTGCTTTGCAATTAATAGAATTAGGACTTAAGCCAATTGTACTTGAAAGAGGAAAAGATGTTCGTGGTCGCCGTAGAGATTTAAAAGCAATAAATACAGAGCATTTTGTAAATGAAGATTCTAATTATTGTTTTGGAGAAGGAGGGGCAGGAACATACTCCGATGGTAAATTATATACGCGTTCAAAAAAACGTGGAGATGTAACAAGAATTCTTGAGTTATTTGTGGCTTTTGGTGCTTCTGAAGATATTTTAATAGAAGCTCATCCGCATATTGGAACTAATAAGTTGCCAAAGATTATTCAGGATATTAGAGAGAAAATTATAGAATACGGAGGTCAGGTTTTATTTGAAACTCGAGTAACTGATATTCTTCTGAAAAATAACGAAGTTCAAGGAGTTGTGACTCAAAATGGAGATACAATACATGCTAATAAATTAATATTAGCAACGGGGCATTCTGCCCGTGATATTTTTGAATTATTAGATAGAAAGAAAATTTTTATCGAAGCCAAACCTTTTGCCTTAGGTGTAAGAGCAGAGCATCCACAATCTTTAATAGATAGCATTCAATATAGTTGTGATTACCGAGGCGATCATTTGCCTCCAGCACCATATTCTATAGTGAAGCAAGTGGGAGGAAGAGGAATGTACTCATTTTGTATGTGTCCAGGAGGTGTAATTGCACCTTGTGCTACAAGTCCTGGAGAAGTTGTTACGAATGGTTGGTCACCATCTAAAAGAGATCAAGCTACGGCAAACTCTGGAATTGTAATCGAATTGAAATTAGAAGATTTTAAACCTTTTGCTAAATACGGAGCTTTGGCTGGAATGGAATTTCAAAAAAGTATCGAACAAAAAGCATGGCATTTAGCAGGAGAAACTCAAAAAGTTCCTGCGCAAAGAATGGTCGATTTTACTCAAAATAAAGTATCGTCTGATATTCCTAAAACATCATATGTTCCTGGAACTACTTCGGTAGAAATGGGGCAAGTTTTCCCTGGGTTCTTATCTCAGATTTTACGTGAAGGTTTCTCGGAGTTTGGTAAATCTATGCGTGGTTACTTAACCAATGAAGCAATTCTTCATGCTCCAGAAAGCAGAACTTCATCACCAGTACGTATACCTAGAGATCCAATTACTTATGAGCATTTGCAGATAAAAGGATTGTATCCTTGTGGTGAAGGAGCGGGTTATGCAGGTGGAATTATATCGGCAGCGATAGATGGTGAAAAATGTGCGTTGATGATTGCTGAAACTTTAAAATAA